A window of Streptomyces marispadix contains these coding sequences:
- a CDS encoding acyl carrier protein → MLRELLEEYGFDEAEIGMETTFHDDLELESIDLVSLSGSLREHYGDRVNFAEFVADLELDEIIALTVGQLVDYVVASLRATEAG, encoded by the coding sequence ATGCTGCGCGAACTGCTCGAGGAGTACGGCTTCGACGAGGCCGAGATCGGAATGGAGACCACCTTCCACGACGATCTGGAGCTGGAGAGCATCGACCTCGTGTCGCTGTCCGGCTCGCTGCGCGAGCACTACGGCGACCGCGTCAACTTCGCCGAGTTCGTCGCCGACCTGGAACTCGACGAGATCATCGCGCTCACCGTCGGGCAGCTCGTGGACTACGTCGTCGCGTCGCTGCGCGCCACGGAAGCAGGCTGA
- a CDS encoding alpha/beta fold hydrolase, with protein sequence MKIRTGDITTHVQRLPAAKLEGQQGEPPVVVFVHGLLTDSLASYYFTLGPAFAAAGIDVIMYDLRGHGRSERPSTGYQVECFVDDMVALLDALGERRRVHVVGNSFGGTVAAGAAAWYPERIATLTLIEAEPPVQRWTRHMAEGLALAKEQLVHEEVIDWIKENRGAQTARLSRIACKILNSTTLGDEVWSGRIIDDDLSAITCPVLAVFGEESGLVAQVPLFEKVWERCRTVVLPDQGHSVLVERTKETRDLLLEWIRDHHVPGHVPAQRTAPARSASAGQQHLSGHELAEALR encoded by the coding sequence ATGAAGATCCGTACCGGGGACATCACCACGCATGTGCAGCGCCTGCCCGCGGCGAAGCTGGAGGGGCAGCAAGGGGAGCCGCCCGTCGTGGTGTTCGTGCACGGGCTGCTGACCGACAGCCTGGCCAGCTACTACTTCACGCTCGGTCCCGCCTTCGCGGCAGCGGGCATCGACGTGATCATGTACGACCTGCGCGGGCACGGCCGCAGCGAACGGCCCTCGACGGGCTATCAGGTGGAGTGCTTCGTCGACGACATGGTGGCGCTGCTCGACGCGCTCGGCGAGCGGCGGCGGGTCCACGTGGTGGGCAACTCCTTCGGAGGGACGGTCGCCGCGGGCGCGGCCGCCTGGTATCCGGAACGCATCGCGACGCTCACCCTGATCGAGGCCGAGCCCCCGGTGCAGCGGTGGACCCGGCACATGGCCGAGGGACTGGCCCTCGCCAAGGAGCAGTTGGTCCACGAGGAGGTCATCGACTGGATCAAGGAGAACCGCGGCGCGCAGACCGCCCGCCTCTCGCGGATCGCGTGCAAGATCCTCAACTCCACCACGCTGGGCGACGAGGTGTGGAGCGGACGGATCATCGACGACGATCTGTCGGCGATCACCTGCCCCGTGCTGGCGGTCTTCGGTGAGGAGTCGGGGCTGGTCGCCCAAGTCCCCCTGTTCGAGAAGGTGTGGGAGCGATGCCGCACCGTCGTGCTCCCCGACCAGGGCCACTCCGTACTGGTGGAGCGCACCAAGGAGACTCGCGACCTGCTGCTGGAGTGGATACGCGACCACCATGTGCCGGGGCACGTACCGGCACAGCGCACGGCCCCGGCACGGTCCGCATCGGCAGGGCAGCAGCACCTGTCCGGGCACGAACTGGCAGAGGCCCTGCGATGA
- a CDS encoding glycosyltransferase, which translates to MTRFLFVVPPLVGHTNPLLGVAAELDRRGHRVAWAGYGDQIRRLAGDGAEVHETQMPDAGLRRPPELIGPAAFRFLWEEFFAPLAALMAPGVDTAIRDFGPDVVVADQHAVAGALVAERHGIPYVTSVTTSAELTDPLSSMPKVDAWLKGIFASLRERFGDVRRSDDPRFSPHGIIAFTGRALLGPDPLPWDGVHLVGPAIAPRTSQCAFPYEELDPNRRKVLVTLGTANVDAGGRFLGEAVAALETMRESVQGVVVDPGGLLDEQRTAQLREECGLLVREYVPQLELLGHIDAVVCHGGHNTVCESLWHGLPLVLAPIRDDQPIVSGQVVDAGAGVRVRFNRVDAARLGAAVEAVLDPARGHRAAAEEIGRSLRDAGGAPAAADHLGRIAAQPANYQAAG; encoded by the coding sequence ATGACTCGCTTCCTCTTCGTCGTCCCCCCGCTGGTCGGGCACACCAACCCGCTGCTGGGGGTCGCCGCCGAACTCGACCGCCGGGGCCACCGCGTGGCCTGGGCCGGGTACGGCGACCAGATCCGGCGCCTGGCCGGAGACGGCGCCGAGGTCCACGAGACGCAGATGCCCGACGCCGGGCTGCGCAGGCCGCCGGAACTGATCGGGCCCGCCGCGTTCCGCTTCCTGTGGGAGGAGTTCTTCGCACCTCTGGCGGCACTGATGGCGCCCGGGGTCGACACCGCGATCCGCGACTTCGGGCCCGATGTGGTTGTCGCCGACCAGCACGCGGTCGCCGGTGCGCTCGTCGCCGAGCGGCACGGCATCCCCTACGTCACATCGGTGACGACCTCCGCCGAACTCACCGATCCGCTCTCGTCGATGCCGAAGGTCGACGCCTGGCTGAAGGGCATCTTCGCCTCGCTGCGGGAGCGCTTCGGCGACGTACGACGCAGCGACGACCCACGCTTCTCACCGCACGGCATCATCGCCTTCACCGGACGCGCCCTGCTCGGGCCCGACCCGCTGCCCTGGGACGGCGTGCATCTCGTGGGGCCCGCGATCGCCCCCCGTACCTCCCAATGCGCCTTCCCCTACGAGGAGTTGGACCCGAACCGCCGCAAGGTGCTGGTGACGCTGGGCACGGCCAACGTGGACGCGGGCGGGCGCTTCCTCGGGGAGGCGGTCGCCGCGCTGGAGACGATGCGCGAGAGCGTGCAGGGCGTGGTCGTCGACCCCGGCGGACTGCTCGACGAGCAGCGCACCGCCCAACTACGCGAGGAGTGCGGGCTGTTGGTGCGCGAATACGTGCCGCAGCTCGAACTGCTCGGCCACATCGACGCCGTCGTCTGCCACGGCGGCCACAACACCGTGTGCGAATCGCTGTGGCACGGCCTTCCGCTCGTCCTGGCGCCGATCCGCGACGACCAGCCGATCGTCTCCGGCCAGGTCGTCGACGCGGGCGCGGGAGTGCGGGTCCGCTTCAACCGGGTCGACGCGGCCCGGCTGGGCGCCGCGGTCGAAGCGGTGCTCGATCCGGCGCGTGGCCACCGGGCCGCGGCCGAGGAGATCGGCCGCTCCCTCCGCGACGCAGGAGGCGCCCCGGCCGCCGCCGACCACCTCGGCCGTATCGCCGCGCAGCCGGCGAACTACCAGGCAGCAGGCTGA
- a CDS encoding ABC transporter transmembrane domain-containing protein yields the protein MLRIDHRKRAPLRVLMGYARPHRLVLFATLLLVLTSSGAGLMQPLVAQDVLSSLADGGDVKGPVILLGALVVAGAGLTGLQSWWQQRTSERVVRRVRQDLVFRLIRLRVPELDRRPPGDLIARVTSDSTLLQNAATEGLIMIANGVLSIAGAPGC from the coding sequence GTGCTGCGCATCGACCACCGCAAGCGTGCGCCGCTGCGTGTGCTGATGGGGTACGCCCGTCCTCACCGCCTCGTCCTGTTCGCGACGCTGCTGCTCGTGCTCACCTCCAGCGGCGCCGGCCTGATGCAGCCGCTCGTGGCGCAGGACGTCCTCTCCTCCCTCGCGGACGGAGGGGACGTCAAGGGGCCGGTCATCCTGCTCGGTGCGCTGGTGGTCGCGGGCGCCGGGCTGACCGGGCTCCAGTCGTGGTGGCAGCAGCGCACGTCGGAGCGCGTCGTGCGGCGCGTACGGCAGGACCTGGTGTTCCGTCTGATCAGGCTGCGCGTACCGGAGTTGGACCGGCGTCCGCCGGGCGACCTCATCGCCCGCGTCACCTCCGACAGCACGCTGTTGCAGAACGCCGCCACCGAGGGCCTCATCATGATCGCCAACGGCGTTCTCAGCATCGCAGGTGCCCCGGGGTGCTGA
- a CDS encoding ABC transporter ATP-binding protein, translating to MGVVHLPLLGVTVGVLMAVGLIMGGILPRIRKAVARAQESIGAVGSALDRTLGAARTVKANGAEDRETEVADRAIDGAYRAGLVGARYVALVKILSGVSIQAAFLAVLGVGGALVASGDLETPQLIAFLLYVFYLASPIGSLVAGLGMLQQGLGAVGRIEQIKRMAVEADVDEEPPEPTALPKHPRPGRPANGQTNGHGEGPVDGARNGHANGYAGDEGPQGNPASTMKLQVVGARAAGIRRPPTIEFRDVRFSYPGRGTALKGISYTIPGGTQTALVGLSGAGKTTMFALLQRFYDPSAGQIIIDGVDIETMRRAEVRRRIAYVEQDSPVMAGTLEDNLKYSATNASEADIAEALRVTRLDALIERLPDGLRTEVGNRGVSLSGGERQRLAIARALLRKPEVLLLDEATAQLDARNEQALREAVDQAAQRCTVILIAHRLSTVTHVDQIVVMEHGEIRALGSHEELVKRDGLYRELASSQMLVGEGDADSGAQSASSGGAAGGGTATGAAGGGHSGRQGGGPRRAPSGAPGGAAPGEARQGAGHAPSQGQGGQGHARTPAQPAPAAPPTQAAPPQPTPPAPPRPSASAPAAPRDGGGWDAFNRPNGAAAGRRPGPPPPPPAPGTVPATAPGGPGEASGGVRGVPEDHAARAPERGPAPGVPPRR from the coding sequence ATGGGCGTGGTCCATCTGCCGCTGCTCGGTGTGACGGTCGGGGTGCTGATGGCCGTCGGCCTGATCATGGGCGGCATCCTGCCGCGCATCCGCAAGGCCGTCGCCCGCGCGCAGGAGTCGATAGGCGCGGTGGGCTCGGCGCTCGACCGTACGCTCGGCGCTGCCCGCACGGTGAAGGCCAACGGCGCGGAGGACCGGGAGACCGAGGTCGCCGACCGGGCCATCGACGGTGCCTACAGGGCGGGGCTGGTCGGTGCCCGCTATGTGGCGCTCGTCAAGATCCTCTCCGGGGTCTCCATCCAGGCGGCGTTCCTCGCGGTGCTCGGTGTCGGCGGTGCGCTGGTCGCCTCCGGCGATCTGGAGACGCCGCAGCTCATCGCGTTCCTGCTGTACGTCTTCTATCTGGCCAGCCCCATCGGCTCCCTCGTCGCCGGGCTGGGCATGCTCCAGCAGGGACTGGGCGCCGTAGGGCGCATCGAGCAGATCAAGCGGATGGCGGTCGAGGCGGACGTCGACGAGGAGCCGCCGGAGCCGACGGCGCTGCCGAAGCACCCGCGCCCCGGCAGGCCCGCGAACGGGCAGACGAACGGCCATGGGGAAGGCCCGGTCGACGGCGCCCGCAACGGCCATGCGAACGGTTACGCCGGTGACGAGGGACCGCAGGGCAACCCCGCCTCGACGATGAAGCTGCAAGTCGTCGGCGCACGCGCCGCAGGCATCCGCAGGCCGCCGACCATCGAGTTCCGCGACGTGCGCTTCTCCTACCCGGGCCGCGGCACCGCGTTGAAGGGCATCTCGTACACCATTCCCGGCGGCACGCAGACCGCCCTCGTCGGGCTCTCCGGCGCCGGGAAGACCACCATGTTCGCGCTGCTCCAGCGCTTCTACGACCCTTCCGCGGGCCAGATCATCATCGACGGCGTCGACATCGAGACCATGCGCCGTGCGGAGGTGCGCCGCCGCATCGCATACGTCGAGCAGGACTCCCCGGTGATGGCGGGAACGCTGGAGGACAACCTCAAGTACTCGGCCACGAACGCCTCCGAGGCCGACATCGCCGAGGCGCTTCGCGTGACACGTCTGGACGCGCTGATCGAGCGCCTGCCCGACGGCCTTCGTACGGAGGTCGGCAACCGCGGTGTCTCCCTCTCGGGCGGTGAACGTCAACGCCTCGCCATCGCAAGGGCGTTGCTGCGCAAGCCGGAGGTGCTGCTGCTGGACGAGGCCACGGCTCAGCTCGACGCGCGCAACGAGCAGGCGCTGCGTGAGGCCGTCGACCAGGCGGCACAGCGCTGCACCGTCATCCTCATCGCGCACCGGCTGTCCACGGTGACCCACGTCGACCAGATCGTGGTGATGGAGCACGGCGAGATACGTGCGCTCGGCAGCCACGAGGAGCTGGTGAAGCGCGACGGTCTCTACCGCGAACTCGCCTCGTCCCAGATGCTCGTGGGCGAGGGAGACGCCGACTCCGGTGCGCAGAGCGCGAGTTCGGGCGGTGCCGCGGGGGGCGGTACCGCGACCGGCGCTGCCGGCGGTGGGCACAGCGGGAGACAGGGCGGTGGGCCCCGTCGTGCGCCGAGCGGTGCACCGGGTGGTGCCGCCCCGGGCGAGGCACGGCAGGGCGCAGGCCACGCGCCGTCCCAGGGGCAGGGAGGACAAGGGCACGCACGGACACCCGCACAGCCGGCCCCGGCGGCGCCGCCCACGCAGGCAGCACCGCCACAGCCGACGCCGCCGGCACCTCCCCGACCGTCCGCGTCGGCCCCGGCCGCGCCCCGCGACGGCGGCGGCTGGGACGCCTTCAACCGCCCGAACGGTGCCGCCGCCGGCCGACGGCCGGGCCCGCCACCGCCGCCGCCCGCGCCGGGGACCGTTCCGGCGACCGCACCCGGCGGCCCGGGTGAGGCCTCCGGCGGTGTACGGGGCGTACCCGAGGACCACGCGGCGCGTGCGCCGGAGCGCGGCCCCGCTCCCGGCGTCCCACCGCGTCGCTGA
- a CDS encoding SGNH/GDSL hydrolase family protein: MRSLKLLFAALLAMVAIAFVAPGSQAAAGKYVALGDSYTVAVGTKTYDNPDDACRRGPTSYPRLWAAAHQEVAFVEAACSGATTADVMNTQIGQLTPDTSLVTLQIGGNDVGFVDVLKNCILTADDADCIAGVDAAKAAAASTLSPALSKTYSAVRAAAPSAKVIVVGYPRLYTIGGDCGILGLSDKERSALNSAADTLAEIMATRSKEAGFQFLDARPVFDPHTICSGNDEWVTSLEWDKLNESYHPNVEGHRDGYLAALNPLMG; this comes from the coding sequence ATGCGCTCGTTGAAGCTGCTGTTCGCCGCATTGCTCGCGATGGTGGCCATAGCCTTCGTCGCTCCGGGTTCGCAGGCTGCCGCGGGCAAATACGTGGCTCTCGGCGATTCCTATACCGTCGCTGTAGGAACGAAGACCTACGACAATCCGGACGACGCCTGCCGCCGTGGCCCCACCTCGTACCCGAGGCTGTGGGCCGCCGCCCACCAGGAGGTCGCATTCGTCGAGGCGGCATGCTCCGGCGCGACCACGGCCGACGTGATGAACACGCAGATCGGCCAGCTCACACCGGATACGTCACTCGTCACGTTGCAGATCGGCGGCAACGACGTCGGATTCGTCGACGTGCTGAAGAACTGCATCCTCACCGCGGACGACGCCGACTGCATAGCAGGCGTCGACGCGGCCAAGGCGGCAGCGGCCAGCACCCTGTCACCCGCGCTTTCCAAGACGTACTCCGCAGTGCGCGCGGCTGCACCGTCCGCGAAAGTCATCGTCGTCGGATATCCGCGGCTTTACACAATTGGAGGTGACTGCGGCATTCTCGGCCTCAGCGACAAGGAGCGGTCCGCGCTGAACTCCGCGGCCGACACGCTCGCCGAGATCATGGCCACGCGCTCGAAGGAAGCCGGATTCCAGTTCCTGGACGCACGACCGGTTTTCGACCCGCACACCATCTGCTCGGGCAACGACGAATGGGTCACCAGCCTCGAGTGGGACAAACTGAACGAGTCCTACCACCCGAATGTCGAAGGCCACCGGGACGGCTACCTCGCCGCGCTCAACCCGCTCATGGGCTGA
- a CDS encoding ATP-binding protein translates to MHVTRNRTGDSTDATPAAQPPSQRAAAEGRLPAPVVTALHLAAFRTLRDRTVPLAPVTLLRGPGGSGKSAALEAYEALARLGGGEALGEVFGPACGGASACVPQDSHPDSEGRRGFRLGCTVEGPAGAVRFDLAVQAEPRLLVAGERLSLSGGRTLLRTALRDDARPAVRAEWHSAGAGRTTRARLPADRLATALLPLRVAGGTEEERRVLAAAEQVVVALRSVFACDPRPETMRDPVPAADTLLRGGCDNLAAVRRRTRTECSVRHGHLVDALRAGCAGPVADLIADVSHEAGDRGRVRAVVVRHGGTGRSAVGTAPVGVPARPSDPAPARMQREVRTPLEWLGDGELRYAALSLVLLTGPGVLSMDPAQEVLPARQALTVLADGLDRGLDARQTAELIALAVRMGKRGHVRLLAAVGDAGCAGKEAARHPGVSLVDLGGE, encoded by the coding sequence ATGCACGTCACGAGGAACCGCACCGGGGACAGCACGGACGCGACCCCGGCCGCCCAGCCGCCGTCCCAACGGGCCGCCGCCGAGGGCCGGTTGCCCGCCCCCGTCGTGACCGCACTGCATCTGGCCGCGTTCCGCACACTGCGCGACCGCACCGTCCCGCTCGCCCCGGTCACCCTGCTTCGCGGGCCCGGCGGCAGCGGCAAGTCGGCCGCGCTGGAGGCGTATGAGGCGCTCGCCCGGCTCGGCGGCGGCGAGGCGCTGGGCGAGGTCTTCGGCCCGGCGTGCGGAGGCGCGAGCGCATGCGTGCCGCAGGATTCGCACCCCGACAGCGAGGGACGGCGCGGCTTCCGCCTCGGCTGCACCGTCGAAGGCCCCGCCGGCGCCGTGCGGTTCGACCTCGCGGTGCAGGCAGAGCCCCGGCTGCTCGTCGCCGGTGAGCGCCTGTCGCTGAGCGGCGGCCGTACGCTGCTGAGGACCGCTCTGCGCGACGACGCACGCCCCGCCGTCCGCGCCGAGTGGCACAGCGCCGGGGCCGGACGCACCACGCGGGCGCGCCTGCCCGCCGACCGGCTCGCAACGGCCCTGCTGCCGCTGCGAGTTGCGGGCGGCACCGAGGAGGAGCGGCGGGTGCTGGCCGCCGCCGAGCAGGTGGTGGTGGCGCTGCGCTCCGTCTTCGCCTGCGACCCGCGCCCGGAGACCATGCGCGACCCGGTACCCGCCGCCGACACCCTGCTGCGCGGCGGCTGCGACAACCTGGCGGCCGTGCGGCGCCGTACGCGTACGGAGTGCTCCGTGCGGCACGGCCATCTCGTGGACGCCCTGCGTGCCGGGTGCGCGGGCCCGGTCGCCGATCTGATCGCCGACGTCTCGCACGAGGCGGGCGACAGGGGACGCGTGCGCGCGGTGGTGGTCCGCCACGGCGGTACGGGCCGAAGTGCCGTCGGCACCGCCCCCGTCGGCGTCCCTGCCCGCCCGTCGGACCCTGCCCCCGCCCGCATGCAGCGCGAGGTCCGTACGCCCCTGGAGTGGCTGGGCGACGGGGAGTTGCGCTACGCGGCCCTCTCTCTGGTGCTGCTCACGGGCCCCGGTGTGCTGTCGATGGACCCCGCGCAGGAGGTGCTTCCCGCGCGCCAGGCGCTGACGGTGCTGGCCGATGGTCTCGACCGCGGTCTGGACGCTCGACAGACGGCCGAACTGATCGCGCTTGCGGTGCGGATGGGGAAGCGGGGGCATGTGCGGCTGCTGGCCGCGGTGGGCGATGCGGGGTGTGCTGGGAAGGAGGCGGCGCGGCACCCGGGAGTGTCCCTGGTAGACCTGGGGGGTGAGTGA
- a CDS encoding nucleotide pyrophosphohydrolase, with protein sequence MARLQARLAEFAAARDWGQYHTPKNLAAALSVEASELVEIFQWLTPEESAGVMECPESARRVEDEVADVLSYLLQFCEVLGIDVLKALAAKIERNEKRFPVPGTGHSMK encoded by the coding sequence GTGGCCCGCCTCCAGGCCAGGCTCGCGGAGTTCGCCGCCGCACGCGACTGGGGGCAGTACCACACGCCGAAGAATCTGGCCGCCGCGCTGAGCGTCGAGGCGTCCGAACTCGTCGAGATCTTCCAGTGGCTGACGCCTGAGGAGTCGGCCGGGGTGATGGAGTGCCCCGAGTCCGCGCGCCGCGTCGAGGACGAAGTCGCCGATGTCCTCTCGTATCTGCTCCAGTTCTGCGAAGTGCTGGGGATCGATGTGCTGAAAGCGCTTGCCGCGAAGATCGAACGGAATGAGAAGCGTTTCCCGGTACCCGGAACCGGTCACTCTATGAAGTGA
- a CDS encoding DUF6099 family protein: protein MHLIKATRHALAECESVEEIVAESWQVQALAGAIGSHLAAYGPQSVRSEALGLSEAGTQARRSGTGSGMRISESREARADRLSQIQDPKCALSDLSGLLAETGVALVLVAVTAREEGLYWQCIEAIDAADESEDRVSGILRRLEAHEHGPAA, encoded by the coding sequence GTGCATCTCATCAAGGCCACCCGGCACGCGCTCGCCGAGTGCGAGTCCGTGGAAGAGATCGTCGCCGAATCATGGCAGGTGCAAGCGCTCGCGGGCGCGATCGGGAGTCATCTCGCGGCGTACGGCCCGCAGTCGGTGCGCAGCGAGGCGCTCGGCCTGAGCGAGGCGGGCACCCAGGCGCGCCGCTCGGGCACCGGTTCCGGGATGCGTATCAGCGAGTCGCGCGAGGCGCGTGCGGACCGGCTCTCCCAGATCCAGGACCCGAAGTGCGCGCTGTCCGACCTGAGCGGACTGCTGGCGGAGACGGGCGTGGCCCTGGTGCTGGTGGCCGTCACCGCACGCGAGGAAGGGCTGTACTGGCAGTGCATCGAGGCCATCGACGCCGCCGACGAGTCGGAGGACCGGGTGTCGGGCATTCTGCGCAGGCTGGAGGCGCATGAGCACGGCCCGGCCGCTTGA
- a CDS encoding LLM class F420-dependent oxidoreductase, with protein sequence MRLRVFTEPQQGASYETLLSVAKAAEELDFDAFYRSDHYLAMGDGDGLPGPTDAWITLAGLARETSRIRLGTLMSAATFRLPGPLAIQVAQVDAMSGGRVELGLGTGWFEQEHTAYGIPFPKEKFGRLEEQLEIVTGLWSTPAGEKFGYDGRYYTLTDSPALPKPVQSRVPVLVGGHGKVRTPALAARFADEFNIPFASVEDSEQQFARVRAAAEKAGRTADDIVLSNALVACVGKDDAETARRAAAIGRDVEELKEHGLAGSPAEVVDKIGRYEQAGSSRIYLQILDLHDLDHLRLISEQVRTQLS encoded by the coding sequence ATGAGGCTGCGCGTATTCACCGAACCACAGCAGGGAGCGAGCTACGAGACGCTGCTGAGCGTCGCGAAGGCCGCGGAGGAGCTGGACTTCGACGCCTTCTACCGGTCCGACCACTATCTGGCCATGGGAGACGGGGACGGCCTGCCGGGCCCCACCGACGCCTGGATCACCCTCGCAGGGCTGGCCCGTGAGACGAGCCGCATCAGGCTCGGCACGCTGATGAGCGCCGCCACGTTCCGGCTGCCGGGCCCGCTGGCCATCCAGGTCGCCCAGGTCGACGCGATGTCGGGCGGACGGGTCGAACTCGGCCTGGGCACGGGGTGGTTCGAGCAGGAGCACACCGCATACGGAATCCCGTTCCCGAAGGAGAAGTTCGGGCGGCTCGAAGAGCAGTTGGAGATCGTCACCGGGCTCTGGTCGACCCCCGCCGGCGAGAAGTTCGGCTACGACGGCAGGTATTACACGCTCACGGACTCGCCCGCGCTGCCCAAGCCCGTGCAGTCCAGGGTGCCGGTGCTCGTAGGCGGTCACGGCAAGGTCCGTACGCCCGCTCTCGCGGCACGCTTCGCCGACGAGTTCAACATCCCCTTCGCATCCGTCGAGGACAGCGAGCAGCAGTTCGCGAGGGTGCGCGCGGCGGCCGAGAAGGCGGGCCGCACGGCGGACGACATCGTCCTGTCCAACGCGCTGGTGGCGTGCGTGGGCAAGGACGACGCCGAGACCGCACGCCGGGCCGCGGCCATCGGACGGGATGTGGAGGAGCTGAAGGAGCACGGCCTGGCCGGTTCGCCCGCCGAGGTCGTGGACAAGATCGGCCGCTACGAGCAGGCCGGTTCCTCCCGTATCTACCTCCAGATCCTCGACCTGCACGACCTGGACCACCTGCGGCTGATCTCCGAACAGGTACGGACACAGCTCTCGTGA
- the mmuM gene encoding homocysteine S-methyltransferase, with protein sequence MTRPAVPLSTALARGPLVLDGGLSNELEAQGGDLSGELWTARLLRDEPRRVEAAHAAYVRAGARVLITASYQASFEGFARAGTGRREAAALFRRSVALARAAAGEHPVWVAASVGPYGAVRADGGEYRGRYGLTVRELAAFHRPRIEALAEAEPDVLALETVPDAEEAEALLRAAAGCGVPVWLSYTVEGDRTRAGQPLAEAFEAAAGEEQVAAVGVNCCAPADAGRAVRTAAEVTGKPVVVYPDSGERWAGDRGPRDRPDDRDRGTGGDRDAGAGLPGGAWQGPVSWSADLAGGWAADGARLIGGCCRVGPDLIAGLANEPSLRQR encoded by the coding sequence GTGACCCGGCCCGCCGTGCCGCTGAGCACCGCGCTGGCGCGCGGGCCGCTCGTACTGGACGGCGGGCTCTCCAACGAGCTGGAGGCCCAAGGGGGCGATCTCTCCGGCGAGTTGTGGACCGCGCGGCTGCTGCGTGACGAGCCCCGGCGGGTCGAGGCGGCGCACGCCGCCTATGTGCGCGCGGGCGCCAGGGTGCTCATCACCGCCAGCTATCAGGCGTCCTTCGAGGGCTTCGCACGGGCGGGTACGGGACGGCGCGAGGCGGCGGCGCTCTTCCGCCGCAGCGTCGCTCTGGCCCGCGCGGCGGCGGGCGAGCACCCGGTGTGGGTGGCGGCCTCGGTCGGCCCTTACGGCGCGGTCCGCGCGGACGGCGGCGAGTACCGCGGCCGTTACGGACTGACCGTGCGGGAGCTGGCCGCCTTCCACCGCCCGAGGATCGAGGCGCTGGCGGAGGCCGAACCGGACGTGCTGGCGCTGGAGACCGTCCCCGACGCCGAGGAGGCCGAGGCACTGCTGCGGGCGGCGGCAGGCTGCGGCGTGCCGGTGTGGCTGAGCTACACGGTGGAAGGCGACCGCACCCGGGCCGGTCAACCACTCGCGGAAGCCTTCGAGGCGGCGGCCGGGGAGGAGCAGGTGGCGGCCGTCGGCGTCAACTGCTGTGCGCCGGCCGACGCGGGCCGTGCGGTCCGTACGGCGGCGGAGGTCACGGGGAAGCCCGTGGTCGTCTATCCGGACAGCGGCGAACGCTGGGCCGGCGACCGCGGCCCCCGCGACCGTCCGGACGACCGCGACCGGGGAACCGGCGGCGACCGCGATGCGGGCGCCGGGCTTCCCGGCGGCGCCTGGCAGGGTCCCGTCTCCTGGTCGGCGGATCTGGCCGGGGGCTGGGCGGCGGACGGCGCCCGGCTGATCGGCGGCTGCTGCCGAGTGGGCCCGGACCTCATCGCAGGGCTGGCGAACGAGCCGTCCCTGCGGCAGCGCTGA